A genomic region of Saccopteryx bilineata isolate mSacBil1 chromosome 1, mSacBil1_pri_phased_curated, whole genome shotgun sequence contains the following coding sequences:
- the LOC136320095 gene encoding CD209 antigen-like protein C codes for MAEIHVPKESGGSDEAEHQYWGDEERKIFQGQRWAEKDLGLFKSSRSLPGCLARAPLPLMVLLISLGLFMLLLTTLVQVSRIQQSLPREMDHRGSHSPVVNSEERIQSDLEEIHQQLTWMNATLTRLCRSCPWNWEFFRGSCYFFSRSQNTWKGSVSACEEMNAQLVIIDNAEEQKFLQSWDIRNNKRTWIGLSDQHHEGSWHWVDNTPLHLSFWKEGEPNNVEDEDCVELRGDGWNDSKCNSDFFWICEKTPSQCSGL; via the exons atgGCAGAGATTCATGTCCCCAAGGAATCAGGTGGCTCTGATGAGGCTGAGCATCAGTACTGGGGTGATG AGGAGAGGAAGATATTTCAAGGCCAGAGATGGGCTGAGAAAGACCTTGGCCTATTCAAGAGCTCACGAAGCTTGCCAG GGtgtctggccagggcccctctccctctgatggtgcttctcatctctttgggTCTCTTCATGCTCTTGCTGACCACCCTGGTTCAAG TCTCCAGGATCCAACAATCCCTGCCAAGAGAGATGGACCATCGAGGGAGCCACAGCCCGG TGGTCAATTCAGAAGAGCGGATACAATCAGACCTGGAGGAGATACACCAACAGCTGACCTGGATGAATGCCACCCTGA CTCGTCTGTGCCGTTCCTGCCCCTGGAATTGGGAGTTCTTCCGGGGAAGCTGTTATTTCTTCTCCCGGAGCCAAAACACCTGGAAAGGTTCTGTCTCTgcttgtgaggaaatgaacgcccAGCTGGTGATCATTGACAATGCTGAAGAGCAG AAATTCCTGCAATCTTGGGATATCAGAAATAATAAGCGCACCTGGATTGGCCTCAGTGACCAACACCATGAAGGGTCCTGGCACTGGGTGGACAACACTCCCCTCCATCTCAG CTTCTGGAAAGAAGGGGAACCTAACAATGTTGAAGATGAGGACTGTGTGGAACTGCGTGGCGATGGCTGGAATGATAGCAAATGTAATTCAGACTTTTTCTGGATCTGTGAAAAGACCCCATCTCAGTGTTCAGGCCTCTGA